The Lytechinus pictus isolate F3 Inbred chromosome 15, Lp3.0, whole genome shotgun sequence genome contains a region encoding:
- the LOC129278057 gene encoding uncharacterized protein LOC129278057, with product MCITCSSVPNFTSSCDALCGPGLYRDSNGTCTKCAHCKKVSSNSSTTNTPAECQRFTDWCVQRCSYSGSSQSQHCSSCHRASSVWNCTRIKSPGEQPAQAGSGNRPFKNYYIYVAAGGGALLCTALISTIIFVKKRQSLQKPVMPLWTIELKQDDQVSFTDYNDVDVMYLDDSYLMEPSEVFTTSTDSMDERIGYKTLS from the exons ATGTGTATAACCTGTTCAAGTGTACCAAACTTTACGTCATCATGCGACGCCCTCTGTGGTCCGGGCCTATACAGGGACAGCAACGGAACGTGCACAAAGTGTGCACACTGTAAGAAAGTAAGCAGTAATTCATCAACGACAAACACACCGGCGGAATGTCAGAGGTTTACTGATTGGTGTGTTCAGAGATGTTCTTACAGTGGATCATCACAGTCTCAACACTGCAGTTCATGTCATAGAGCAAGTTCAGTATGGAACTGCACTAGAATAA AATCGCCCGGTGAACAACCCGCACAGGCCGGCAGTGGGAACAGACCCTTTAAGAACTACTACATCTATGTGGCCGCTGGAGGGGGTGCTCTTTTATGCACAGCCCTGATCTCGACTATCATCTTTGTGAAGAAGAGGCAGAGCTTACAGAAGCCAGTGATGCCGCTATGGACGATCGAGCTTAAGCAAGACGATCAGGTCTCGTTTACGGACtataatgatgttgatgtgaTGTATTTGGACGATTCTTATCTGATGGAACCTTCTGAAGTCTTTACAACGTCAACAGACAGTATGGATGAGAGAATAGGTTACAAGACACTGAGCTGA